The following proteins come from a genomic window of Mus caroli unplaced genomic scaffold, CAROLI_EIJ_v1.1 scaffold_23778_1, whole genome shotgun sequence:
- the LOC110288373 gene encoding vomeronasal type-1 receptor 52, which produces MNKDNTLYCSVYIRNAFFSEIGIGISANSCLLLFHTFMFIRGQRPRLSDLPIGFVALIHLVMLLLAAYITEDFFMSSGGWDIITCKLVIFSHRFFRSLSVCATCLLSVFQAIILCPQSSHFAKFKQNSPHQLSYFFIFLSIFYTSISSQILIADIATQNITFVNLIYITNSCSFLPLSSSMQHTFSTLLAFRNVFVIGLMGLSTCYMATLLCRHKTRSQHLQNSKLSPKATPEQRALRTILMLMSFFLLVSTFDSIISYSRTILQGNPLPFCVQILVAHSYAAVIPLLVLSNEKRITNLLISMYEKVVL; this is translated from the coding sequence ATGAATAAAGACAATACACTGTACTGTAGTGTTTACATCAGAAATGCCTTCTTCTCTGAGATAGGCATCGGGATCTCAGCCAACAGCTGCCTTCTCCTATTCCATACCTTCATGTTCATTCGTGGGCAAAGGCCCAGACTCTCGGACTTGCCCATTGGCTTTGTGGCCCTAATACACCTAGTAATGCTGCTACTTGCAGCATATATAACAGAAGACTTTTTTATGTCTTCAGGAGGATGGGATATCATCACATGTAAACTAGTCATTTTCTCGCACAGGTTTTTCAGGAGCCTCTCNGTTTGTGCCACTTGCCTGTTGAGTGTCTTCCAGGCCATCATCCTCTGCCCTCAAAGCTCTCACTTCGCAAAGTTCAAACAGAATTCCCCACATCAGCTNtcatatttctttatttttctgagtatCTTCTATACATCTATCAGCAGCCAAATTTTAATAGCAGATATTGCCACACAAAATATCACCTTTGTTAATCTTATATATATCACAAATTCTTGTTCTTTTCTACCCTTGAGTTCATCAATGCAACATACCTTTTCCACACTGTTGGCTTTCAGGAATGTCTTTGTTATTGGTCTCATGGGCCTCTCAACATGCTACATGGCAACTCTCTTGTGCAGGCATAAGACCCGGTCCCAGCACCTTCAGAACTCAAAACTTTCTCCCAAAGCAACTCCAGAGCAACGAGCCCTCAGGACCATTCTAATGCTTATGAGCTTCTTTCTGCTGGTGTCAACATTTGACAGTATCATCTCCTACTCAAGAACTATATTACAGGGAAACCCACTGCCCTTTTGTGTCCAGATTCTTGTTGCTCATAGCTATGCTGCTGTCATTCCTCTTCTGGTTCTCAGTAATGAAAAACGTATAACTAACCTTTTGATATCCATGTATGAGAAGGTAGTACTTTGA